Genomic window (Hydrogenimonas cancrithermarum):
CTGTCAGCATTGAAGCGACGGACAACGGCCCGTTCGCGGCATTGGCGTTCAAAGTTATGACAGACCCGTTTGTCGGTCAGCTGACATTCATCCGTGTCTATCGCGGCATCATCGAAGCGGGCAGCTATGTCTACAACTCGACCAAGAGCAAGAAGGAGCGTGTCGGACGTTTGCTTAAGATGCACTCCAACAAACGTGAAGAGATCAAAGAGCTCTACGCAGGTGAAATCGGCGCATGTGTCGGTCTGAAGTCGACACTTACAGGCGATACGCTTTGCGACGAGAAAGAGAAAGTGATCCTCGAGCGTATGGAGTTCCCCGATCCTGTTATCTCCGTCGCCGTCGAGCCGAAAACGAAAGCGGACCAGGAGAAGATGTCGATCGCGCTTCAGAAACTGGCGGAGGAAGACCCGAGCTTCCGTGTCCACACCGACGAAGAGAGCGGACAGACGATCATCTCCGGTATGGGTGAGCTTCACCTCGAGATCATCGTCGACCGTATGATGCGCGAATTCAAAGTCGAAGCGGAAGTCGGACAGCCGCAGGTTGCTTACCGCGAAACCATCAAAATGCCGGTCGAGCAGGAGTACAAATATGCGAAGCAGTCCGGTGGTCGCGGTCAGTATGGCCACGTCTTCTTGAAACTCGAGCCGATGGAGCCGGGAAGCGGATATGAATTCGTCGATGCGATCAAGGGCGGTGTCGTACCGAGAGAATTTATCCCTGCAGTCGACAAAGGTGTCCAGGAAGCTCTTCAAAACGGTGTTCTCGCCGGTTATCCGGTCGAAGATGTCAAAGTAACGCTTTATGACGGTAGCTACCACGATGTCGACTCGTCTGAAATGGCGTTCAAACTCGCGGGTTCCATGGGCTTCAAAGAGGGTGCGAGAAAAGCCAACCCCGTTATCCTCGAGCCGATTATGAAGGTCGAAGTCGAAGTTCCCGAAGAGTATATGGGTGATGTCATCGGCGACCTGAACCGCCGCCGCGGACAGATCAACAGCATGGAAGACCGCCACGGAAACAAGATCGTCAACGCATTCGTTCCGCTTGCAGAGATGTTCGGATATTCGACAGATCTCCGCTCCGCAACACAGGGACGGGGCACGTACGCAATGGAGTTCGACCACTATGAAGAGGTTCCGAAAAACGTTGCCGAAGAGATCATCAAAAAACGCAACGGCTAATCGAAAAACCGGGGACTTCCCCGGTTTTTTAGTGAAAAATGAAAAACTAAAAACTAAAAGTTGCGGAAAACGCTCCGCTTTTTATCTTCTACTCAACACTCAGTACTCAACACTCAACACTATCATCCGACCTCGTAGCTCAGCTGGATAGAGCATCGGATTCCTAATCCGAAGGCCGCGCGTTCGAATCGCGCCGGGGTCACCACCTTAAGCGGCCATGTTATTCTTTCTTTTTATCTCTCGACGCCATTAAATTGCTATAATCTCATCATGAGTAACAAACAAATAGAACATGACCTGATCGAAGCGGTCGAAAACGACGAAATTGTCCGTGTGAAACAGCTTCTCGACGCTGGTGCCGATGTCACGGTAGTGAACGAGGAAGAGATGCCGCTTCTGCTGATCGCCATTAAAAAAGGTGCTTCGAAGGAGATGGTAGAGCTTCTTTTGAATGCCGGAGCGAACATCGAGTGGAAGACGGATGAAGGCGTAAGCCTTCTGGACGAAGCAGTCGAGCGCAACAGAATCGATCTGGCGGAACTTTTCATCGAGTGCGGGATCGACCCTGCCGTCACATCTCGAAAGAGCGGGATGACGACGCTGATGCTGGCAGCCTGTTTCGACTATATCGATATGATGGAGATGCTGCTTTCACGGGGCGCCGATCTCTACGCCGTGGATGAAATAGGGATGGGTGCGACCGATTATGCCCGAAAACTCGGGCGGAAACGGGCACATAAATGGCTTGAAGAGAAGATGGCCAACCCCTTTTAGCGGTTGATCATCCAGGCCGAGAAGATATCGAGATATCGCCAGAAACCCTGTTTGAGATGTTCGGGAGCTTCGACCGGTTCAAGGGCCAGTGCGAACTGCTGCAGCCAAATGACGCGGGCCCTGGCATCGATGGCGAAGGGTTGATGTCGTTTCCCCATCATCGGAGCGCCGCGTCGTTCGTTGAAGTAGGGGTGGCCGCCGCAGATCTGGATGAAGAAGTCGGCACTGTTGCGTTTGGCCTCTTCCAGTTCATCCGGTTTATCCGGAAAGAGATGTTTGATTTTACTTTGAACCAAAAGATCGTAGAAGCGGCTGATGAGTGAGCGCATGCCCGCTTCGCCGATCGTTTGCAAAAATGCCGGATCGGGTTTGGTGACGGGCGGTTTGATGCCGGGGCCCGGAATGGGTGTGATCGCGTAATTCATGAAAATCCTTGATGCTCGATAAATTTTCATCAAGTGTAATGGATGGTTCGTGAAAGAGGCATAAAGTTTTGAAAGTATTGGAGAGATGATGGATTTGGCACAGATAATGGAGGGTGTGCAGGGGAAAAAGATCCTCTTTTTGGGAAAGACCCGCACGATGAGCGAAGAGGATATCGAACTCTTCCTCGATCAGGTTGGAGCTTCGAGGGCCGTAGACGAAAATGACGAGCCAATCGCTCTGATCGTGCAGGGGCGGCTGATCAATCCGGTGGAAGAGGCGTACTGCGATGAAAAGTATAAAACAGGTATTCCGGTTATCGAACTTGAAAAACTGGAGAAGTATTATGCAAGCAGCATCGATCGTGATGCGTTGCTCGGGAGTCTGAAACTTTTTGCCAACCGGGAACGTATCATCGACCTGCTGCATAACCGTGCGATCGGTGACGAACTTTTTTGTGAGATCCTCAAACTTTACGACTGGGAGGGAAAAGGGCCGTTCGAGAGCGACGAAAACCGCGATGTCGCCGGCTCGCTCGTGGCACGCTTCTATCCCGACATCGAGCGCAACCACAACATCCAGTACTCGCCGGTCGGCCCCTTTTTGGTGGCGGCACAAAGTGACAACAGAGAGTTGCTCGAAGCGATGGCACAGATACCGGACTACGAAATCACCCAGCGCAGCCAGGATGTATGGATGCCGCGTACGCTGCACGAGTCGCTTCTGATCAATCCGAATTTGCCCAAAGGATTGCTGGATCGATTCTACAATGGAGGTGACCTTCGAAAACGGGGATTTGTGGCGCGACATCCCAATCTTCCCGAAACGAAGCAGAAAGAGCTCATGCAGTCGAGCGCGTGCTGGGTGCATGAGGGATTGGCGCGCAATCCAAATCTTTCAAAGGAGCTCTACGAGGCGTTTTTGAAGGCGGGCAACGACGTGGTGAGAAATGCCTTTTTGCAAAGCCAGCCGATTGGATGGGAGGCGATCGTGACGCAATTGGAAGGGGCCGACGAAAAACGGCTTCAGGCGATCGGGGGTAATCTTCATATGGATGAGGTGACGGCGTTGAAGCTGATCGAGACGGGAGATGAAAACCTTTTGGCGGCGTTGGCTGCCAATGAATCGCTTGCGCAAAGCGTCTACGAAGCGCTGGAGAAGAGAGAGAAGCTCTCGGTACTCAGGAGGCTGGCCGGCAACCCATCGGTCGATCCGAAAATGCTGGAGCGTCTGACGCGCATTCGGGATAAAGGGGTTTACACCGCGCTCGCCGCGAACCCTTCGACACCGCAAAGTCATCTGAAGAATTTTTCCAAAATCCGTGACAAAGAGATAATGATGGCGCTTGCCTCCAACCCTTCGACCCCGATAGAGATACTCCTTGGGTACCAGACCAATGCCGATCTGGCCAACATCCTCAAACGCAACGAAGCGTTTGGAGAGTACATCAAACAGAATCTGGGAATGTAATTTTTCGATGGAAAATGGAGAATTGAAAATGGAGAATGCCAAGATAGCCGCACAGCGGCTTTTTATTTTAAGTTTGAATGAGAGGAAGCGAATCGACCTTCCAGAATCGCTCGCAACTCGTTTTAAAGGATTGTCGTGCGTCCTGTCGAAGTGAAAGCCGCTGTCTCCCATCTGGTCGACGAAAAGGTACCGCTCTTTCTGTGGGGGCCTCCGGGAATCGGCAAGTCTTCGATCGTTCGGCAGATTGCGGATGAGAAGGGGATCGGTTTCATCGACCTCCGCCTCTCTCTGCTCGATCCGACCGATCTGCGCGGTATCCCCTTTTTCGACCAGGTGAGCCGGCAGGCGGTCTGGGCACCGCCGGCTTTTTTGCCCGACGGCAGCGAAGCGGAAGGGGTTTTGTTTCTCGACGAGCTCAACACGGCGGCTCCGATGGTGCAGGCGAGCGCCTACCAGCTCATTCTCGACCGCCGTATCGGCGAATACCGGTTGCCCGACGGCTGGGCGATCGTGGCGGCCGGTAACCGTGAAAGCGACCGGGGGGTCGTCTACCGGATGCCCGCACCCCTGGCCAACCGCTTCGTACATCTGGAGATGGAAATCGATGCGGCACAGTGGAGACGGTGGGCTCTTGATAATGGAATCGACGCGTCGATTGTCGGCTTTATCGGTGCCCGGCCCGACGCGCTCTTCATGTTCGATGCCAAATCGGCGCATCGCAGCTTCGCGACGCCGAGGAGCTGGGAGTATGTCGACAGGATTTTGAAGTCGACCCCCGAAGCGGAGCTGCTGATGCCGCTGATTGCCGGAAGTATCGGCGAAGAGCTGGCAGCCGAGTTTCTGAGCTGGCGCGCCACAGCCTCCGACCTGCCCGATCTTGATGCCGTTTTGCAGGGTTGCGAGGCCGGCGTCCCGGAAGACCCGAATACGCTGCATGTGCTCGCATCGATGATGATGCAGCGTATCGACCGGGAAACGCCTCGCGAAACGCTCGAACATCTGCTGGCGTATCTGGTGAAACTGCCGGGCGAGTTTTCGGTGATGATCGTCAAGGAGCTTCAGCACAAAGGAGTGTTGCTCGAAAAAGCCTCCAACTGGAAAATATGGATCAAAAACTTCAGCTATCTTCTTGCATGAGTGTCGAAACCGAAATTACAAAAGCCAAAACCCGCCTGATGGTGAAGCATCCCTATTTCGGCCTGCTTGCAAGCCGTCTGAAGACGGAGCCAAGTGACGAGGTCGAAACGTTTTTGAGTGACGGGCGGGTGCTGCAGTACAACCCCGACTATTTCGATGACGAGGGGCTCGAGACGATCGAGTTCGCACTGGCCAACAGTGTCATGCACCATGTGCTGGCACACGAAAACCGCAGGCTCTTGCGCCAGGGATGGCTCTGGCAGTTGGCGACCGACTATGCGATCAACGATATGCTCAAACGAAACGGCTTCAAACTTCCCGCCCGTGTCCACTACGACGACCGTTTCGAGGGGATGTATGCCGAAGCGATTTACGCGCAGCTGAAGGACGAGATACAGAACGAAGATTACAACGACGACGAGAGCAACGAAGAGGGGTTCAACGAGCAGAACAAGAACCGTATGACAGAGCAGCAGCCCCCTGAAGATTCGAAAAAGCGCGACGACAACCTTCCGTTGCCACCGCAGGAGCTGGAGCCGGAGCTCGAAGAGCAGTGGGCGCAGGCGATGAAAGAGGCGCTGGAGAAGGCGCAGAATCAGGGGAGCGACCCCGGTGGTATCGAGCGTCTCTTTACGATCACGTCCGATACGACCGTCGATTGGCGCAGCGAACTCTACCAGGCGATCAACCGCCATCTCAAGAACGATTACACCTTCGCCAAACCCAGCAAAAAGATGATCGCACGGGGTGTCTACCTTCCCTCGACCACCAGCGACCGCCTCATCGTGACCGTGGCGATCGATTCCAGCGGATCGGTGAACGAAGCGCTGCTCGGGCTTTTCGTCGGCGAGCTCGAAGCGCTTTTGATGAGCTTTCCCGGTGCGGAGGTGGATGTGCTGATTTGCGATGCGAAGATTCAGGGTGTCTACCGCTTCGTTTCCGGCGAGATTCTCGAGTTTGCGATGAAAGGGGGCGGCGGGACCGATTTTCGGCCGGTTTTCGATTATATCGAAGAAGAACTTTCCGGCACATCGCTGCTCATCTACTTTACCGATGCCGAAGGAACTTTCCCCGACGAGGCGCCTTTTTACGATACGATATGGGTATTGCCCGAAGAGAGATCCGTGCCGTTCGGGCGGACGATCGTTTTGGAGGTGTAGAATGGGTATCCATGTCAAAACCGGAGACATCACGAAAGAGAGGGCGTGTGCCATCGTCAATGCGGCCAACAGCTCTTTGATGGGCGGCGGCGGTGTCGACGGAGCGATCCACCGGGCGGGCGGCCCGGCGATTCTGGAAGCGTGCAGAGAGATTCGTCGCACGAAGTATCCCGACGGTCTGCCCACAGGCGAAGCGGTGGCGACGACGGCGGGCGATCTGCCGGCGAAATATGTCGTCCATACCGTGGGGCCCATCTGGGGACGGTGTGGCGACCGATGCGACGAACTGCTGGCGAACGCTTACGGAAATTCGCTGAAGGTGGCGGCGGAGCTGGGGTGCGATTCGGTCGTATTCCCGGCCATTTCCA
Coding sequences:
- a CDS encoding O-acetyl-ADP-ribose deacetylase; its protein translation is MGIHVKTGDITKERACAIVNAANSSLMGGGGVDGAIHRAGGPAILEACREIRRTKYPDGLPTGEAVATTAGDLPAKYVVHTVGPIWGRCGDRCDELLANAYGNSLKVAAELGCDSVVFPAISTGVYGFPPERAAQIAYRTVREFLKEHPGMEVTFIFHSPQSREIFERANGLL
- a CDS encoding globin domain-containing protein; its protein translation is MNYAITPIPGPGIKPPVTKPDPAFLQTIGEAGMRSLISRFYDLLVQSKIKHLFPDKPDELEEAKRNSADFFIQICGGHPYFNERRGAPMMGKRHQPFAIDARARVIWLQQFALALEPVEAPEHLKQGFWRYLDIFSAWMINR
- a CDS encoding AAA family ATPase codes for the protein MRPVEVKAAVSHLVDEKVPLFLWGPPGIGKSSIVRQIADEKGIGFIDLRLSLLDPTDLRGIPFFDQVSRQAVWAPPAFLPDGSEAEGVLFLDELNTAAPMVQASAYQLILDRRIGEYRLPDGWAIVAAGNRESDRGVVYRMPAPLANRFVHLEMEIDAAQWRRWALDNGIDASIVGFIGARPDALFMFDAKSAHRSFATPRSWEYVDRILKSTPEAELLMPLIAGSIGEELAAEFLSWRATASDLPDLDAVLQGCEAGVPEDPNTLHVLASMMMQRIDRETPRETLEHLLAYLVKLPGEFSVMIVKELQHKGVLLEKASNWKIWIKNFSYLLA
- a CDS encoding ankyrin repeat domain-containing protein, whose protein sequence is MSNKQIEHDLIEAVENDEIVRVKQLLDAGADVTVVNEEEMPLLLIAIKKGASKEMVELLLNAGANIEWKTDEGVSLLDEAVERNRIDLAELFIECGIDPAVTSRKSGMTTLMLAACFDYIDMMEMLLSRGADLYAVDEIGMGATDYARKLGRKRAHKWLEEKMANPF
- a CDS encoding vWA domain-containing protein, whose translation is MSVETEITKAKTRLMVKHPYFGLLASRLKTEPSDEVETFLSDGRVLQYNPDYFDDEGLETIEFALANSVMHHVLAHENRRLLRQGWLWQLATDYAINDMLKRNGFKLPARVHYDDRFEGMYAEAIYAQLKDEIQNEDYNDDESNEEGFNEQNKNRMTEQQPPEDSKKRDDNLPLPPQELEPELEEQWAQAMKEALEKAQNQGSDPGGIERLFTITSDTTVDWRSELYQAINRHLKNDYTFAKPSKKMIARGVYLPSTTSDRLIVTVAIDSSGSVNEALLGLFVGELEALLMSFPGAEVDVLICDAKIQGVYRFVSGEILEFAMKGGGGTDFRPVFDYIEEELSGTSLLIYFTDAEGTFPDEAPFYDTIWVLPEERSVPFGRTIVLEV
- the fusA gene encoding elongation factor G, with amino-acid sequence MARKTPIERVRNIGIAAHIDAGKTTTTERILFYTGLSHKIGEVHEGAATMDWMEQEQERGITITSAATTCFWKNHQINIIDTPGHVDFTIEVERSMRVLDGAVAVFCAVGGVQPQSETVWRQANKYGVPRMAFVNKMDRVGADFFEVERQIKERLKSNAVPIQIPIGAEDDFQGVVDLVTMKAIIWEDEGYGQKFEVTDIPEDLVEKANEYREKLIEAVAETDEALMEKYFGGEELTEEEIKKGIKQATLEMTMIPMLCGTAFKNKGVQPMLDAVVDYLPAPTEVKSIHAEDLDGNPVSIEATDNGPFAALAFKVMTDPFVGQLTFIRVYRGIIEAGSYVYNSTKSKKERVGRLLKMHSNKREEIKELYAGEIGACVGLKSTLTGDTLCDEKEKVILERMEFPDPVISVAVEPKTKADQEKMSIALQKLAEEDPSFRVHTDEESGQTIISGMGELHLEIIVDRMMREFKVEAEVGQPQVAYRETIKMPVEQEYKYAKQSGGRGQYGHVFLKLEPMEPGSGYEFVDAIKGGVVPREFIPAVDKGVQEALQNGVLAGYPVEDVKVTLYDGSYHDVDSSEMAFKLAGSMGFKEGARKANPVILEPIMKVEVEVPEEYMGDVIGDLNRRRGQINSMEDRHGNKIVNAFVPLAEMFGYSTDLRSATQGRGTYAMEFDHYEEVPKNVAEEIIKKRNG